One genomic window of Halorhabdus sp. CBA1104 includes the following:
- a CDS encoding glutamate-1-semialdehyde 2,1-aminomutase gives MNHDRSRDLYDRALSVAPGGVNSSVRAIQPYPFFVERGDGGHVIDADGNRYLDFVMGYGPLLLGHDLPEPVQSAIQQRAAEGPMYGAPTEVEVELAEFVARHVPSVEMVRFVNSGTEATVSAVRLARGYTGRDKIVIMQGSYHGAQESTLVEGEGCHTQPSSPGIPESFAEHTITVPFNDEEYVEAVFENHGDEIAAVLTEPILGNHGIVHPVEGYHDTLRDLCDDYGSLLIFDEVITGFRVGGPQCAQGKFGIEPDVTTFGKIVGGGFPVGAIGGKAEIIEQFTPAGDVFQSGTFSGHPVTMAAGLETLRYAAENDVWEHVNDLGQQMREGLTEIVADRAPEYTVVGSDSMFKVIFTRDGENGENHCGSGCRQRESCPSYGTCPKDGADVDRAEDERWERLFWPAMKEEGVFLTPNQFESQFVSAAHTEDDIEEALEAYREAL, from the coding sequence ATGAACCACGATCGCTCACGGGACCTGTACGATCGCGCGCTGTCGGTCGCCCCGGGCGGGGTCAACTCCTCGGTCCGGGCGATCCAGCCCTATCCGTTCTTCGTCGAGCGCGGCGACGGCGGCCACGTCATCGACGCCGACGGCAATCGCTATCTCGACTTCGTGATGGGATATGGCCCGCTCCTGCTGGGCCACGACCTGCCAGAACCAGTCCAGTCGGCCATCCAGCAGCGGGCCGCCGAAGGGCCGATGTACGGCGCGCCCACCGAGGTCGAGGTCGAACTCGCCGAATTCGTCGCTCGCCACGTTCCCAGCGTCGAAATGGTCCGGTTCGTCAACAGCGGGACCGAGGCCACTGTCTCGGCGGTCCGGCTGGCCCGCGGGTACACTGGCCGGGACAAGATCGTCATCATGCAAGGCTCCTACCACGGGGCTCAGGAGTCGACCCTCGTCGAGGGCGAGGGCTGTCACACCCAACCGTCGAGTCCCGGGATTCCCGAGAGCTTCGCCGAACACACGATCACGGTCCCGTTCAACGACGAGGAATACGTCGAGGCCGTCTTCGAGAACCACGGCGACGAGATCGCAGCCGTCCTGACCGAACCGATCCTGGGAAATCACGGCATCGTTCATCCCGTCGAGGGATACCACGACACACTCCGGGACCTCTGTGATGACTACGGCTCCCTGCTTATCTTCGACGAAGTGATCACGGGCTTCCGCGTGGGTGGGCCCCAATGTGCCCAGGGCAAGTTCGGGATCGAACCCGACGTGACCACGTTCGGGAAGATCGTCGGCGGCGGGTTCCCCGTCGGCGCGATCGGCGGGAAGGCGGAGATCATCGAACAGTTCACCCCCGCGGGCGATGTCTTCCAGTCCGGGACGTTCTCGGGCCACCCAGTCACGATGGCCGCTGGCCTGGAGACGCTCCGGTACGCCGCCGAGAACGACGTCTGGGAGCACGTCAACGACCTCGGCCAGCAGATGCGCGAGGGGCTGACCGAGATCGTCGCCGATCGCGCGCCGGAGTACACCGTCGTCGGGTCGGACTCGATGTTCAAGGTGATCTTCACCCGGGACGGCGAGAATGGCGAGAATCACTGCGGGTCGGGCTGTCGCCAGCGCGAATCCTGTCCGAGCTACGGGACCTGTCCGAAAGACGGCGCGGACGTTGATCGCGCCGAGGACGAGCGCTGGGAACGGTTGTTCTGGCCCGCGATGAAGGAGGAGGGCGTGTTCCTGACCCCGAATCAGTTTGAATCACAGTTCGTCTCTGCCGCTCATACTGAGGACGACATCGAGGAGGCGCTTGAGGCGTACCGGGAAGCGCTGTAG
- a CDS encoding TIGR00725 family protein — MRVSVIGGSTVGPELAEQARAVGRLLAERDHEIVCGGRGGVMKATCRGASEAGGHTIGILPGDDRSAANEYVETAIATGLGNARNALVVMNGDAAIAIDGGTGTLSEIALALDAGKPVAGLQTHDVAGVEAVTSPRAAVEYVEQGRQE; from the coding sequence ATGCGCGTCAGCGTCATCGGCGGGAGCACAGTCGGCCCGGAACTGGCCGAACAGGCTCGTGCTGTCGGCCGACTGTTGGCCGAGCGCGACCACGAGATCGTCTGTGGTGGGCGCGGTGGCGTGATGAAGGCAACCTGTCGCGGGGCCAGCGAGGCCGGCGGCCATACGATCGGCATCCTTCCGGGGGACGATCGATCCGCGGCCAACGAGTACGTCGAGACGGCGATCGCCACGGGACTGGGCAATGCCCGCAACGCACTGGTCGTCATGAACGGGGACGCCGCCATCGCGATCGACGGGGGAACGGGCACGCTCTCGGAGATCGCACTGGCACTGGACGCTGGCAAGCCGGTTGCGGGTCTACAGACCCACGACGTTGCTGGCGTCGAGGCGGTCACGTCGCCGCGAGCGGCCGTCGAATACGTCGAACAGGGAAGACAGGAGTGA
- a CDS encoding class I SAM-dependent methyltransferase codes for MDPDENRRDWAERSEDYSPEYYAEIGHNEVSETIVEVLEYYAPEDAGVLEVGCGSGRHLDALREAGYRDLAGIDINEESFEVMAKEYPRLADTGTFLSGAMEDHLPEFPDDAYDVVYSVETLQHVHPDDTWVFEELVRITDDLLITAENEGNRPNRGPDTEDVSYVEDDFPLYHRDWKAVFTDLGLAQIVCERTNRDTIRVFRSPE; via the coding sequence ATGGACCCAGACGAAAACCGCCGGGACTGGGCCGAGCGCTCTGAGGACTACTCCCCGGAATACTACGCCGAGATCGGCCACAACGAGGTCAGCGAGACCATCGTGGAGGTCCTGGAGTACTACGCGCCCGAGGATGCGGGTGTTCTCGAAGTCGGCTGTGGCTCGGGCCGTCACCTTGACGCACTCCGCGAGGCGGGGTACCGGGACCTCGCCGGGATCGACATCAACGAAGAATCCTTCGAGGTGATGGCCAAGGAGTACCCGCGACTCGCCGATACCGGGACCTTCCTCAGCGGCGCGATGGAGGATCACCTGCCGGAGTTTCCCGATGACGCCTACGACGTCGTCTACTCGGTCGAGACCCTCCAGCACGTCCACCCCGACGACACCTGGGTGTTCGAGGAGCTAGTCCGAATCACCGACGATCTGCTGATCACGGCCGAGAACGAGGGCAATCGACCCAATCGGGGACCGGACACCGAGGACGTCAGCTACGTCGAGGATGACTTCCCGCTCTATCATCGCGACTGGAAGGCTGTTTTCACGGATCTGGGGCTGGCCCAGATCGTCTGCGAGCGGACGAACCGGGACACGATCCGGGTCTTTCGGTCCCCCGAGTAG
- a CDS encoding cupin domain-containing protein — MSDNQLADLAGSALEVADLLDYQDGAIVSRTLVDREAATLTVFACDEGQTISEHTAPHEALLQVLDGTARVTIDGTDHELTAGESIVFPADTPHAVAADERFKMLLTMVR; from the coding sequence ATGAGCGACAATCAACTCGCGGACTTGGCCGGATCGGCACTCGAAGTTGCGGACTTGCTGGACTATCAGGACGGGGCGATCGTCAGCCGAACCTTAGTCGACCGGGAGGCCGCGACGCTGACGGTCTTTGCCTGTGACGAGGGCCAGACGATCAGCGAGCATACGGCTCCCCACGAGGCACTCCTGCAGGTGCTTGATGGCACGGCACGCGTCACCATCGACGGGACCGACCACGAACTGACGGCGGGCGAATCGATCGTCTTTCCCGCGGATACACCTCACGCGGTCGCGGCGGACGAGCGGTTCAAGATGCTGTTGACGATGGTTCGATAG
- a CDS encoding ammonium transporter, whose translation MAVGGEIASGINMVWALTVAFLIFFMQPGFALLEAGQVRAKNVGNVLMKNMTDWTLGVIAYFLLGYGIAGIVGPATSGGGIDVGAAFAYWGSPGGWVTWLVGAVFAMTAATIVSGAVAERMDFRAYVVVAFVMTAFIYPVSEAFAWWDGLLASGGFLGEAIGAGYQDFAGATVVHMLGGIAGLVGAYMVGPRKGRYDEHGNSQPIPGHSMLLAVLGTLILAFGWYGFNVGTSSIFNASGELLSAKLGRVALNTTLGMGGGGIAAMAVSSYWQGKPDPLWTANGLLAGLVAVTGAVPHVEWWGGLILGLLAGALVLPTFRFTVDTLKIDDVCGVFAVHGMAGGLGTALIPVFATAGFSGTQLVMQIVGVVVIGLWAVIGSVIAFGLADLLFGLRVTDEEETVGLDEGEHGVTVYPEFVGGEPGSIGSGPTVSPDGGKVRTDGGRSPNGGEHE comes from the coding sequence TCGCGCTGCTTGAGGCCGGACAGGTGCGGGCCAAAAACGTCGGGAACGTCCTGATGAAGAACATGACCGACTGGACGCTGGGCGTGATCGCGTACTTCCTGTTGGGGTACGGGATCGCCGGGATCGTCGGCCCGGCGACCAGCGGCGGCGGCATCGACGTCGGTGCCGCCTTCGCCTACTGGGGCAGCCCCGGCGGCTGGGTCACCTGGCTGGTCGGTGCCGTCTTCGCGATGACGGCGGCGACGATCGTCTCCGGCGCGGTCGCCGAGCGGATGGACTTCAGGGCCTACGTCGTCGTCGCCTTCGTGATGACCGCGTTCATCTACCCCGTCAGCGAGGCGTTCGCGTGGTGGGATGGCTTGCTGGCCTCGGGCGGGTTCCTCGGTGAAGCGATCGGCGCCGGCTACCAGGACTTCGCCGGTGCAACGGTCGTTCACATGCTCGGCGGGATCGCCGGGCTCGTGGGCGCGTACATGGTCGGTCCCCGCAAGGGCCGCTACGATGAGCACGGCAACAGCCAGCCGATCCCCGGCCACTCGATGCTGCTTGCCGTTCTCGGGACGCTGATCCTGGCCTTTGGCTGGTACGGGTTCAACGTCGGGACGTCGTCGATCTTCAACGCCAGCGGCGAACTGCTGAGTGCCAAACTCGGCCGCGTCGCGCTGAACACCACGCTCGGCATGGGCGGCGGTGGAATCGCTGCGATGGCAGTCTCGTCGTACTGGCAGGGCAAGCCGGATCCGCTGTGGACCGCAAACGGGCTGCTGGCCGGACTCGTCGCCGTCACCGGCGCGGTCCCCCACGTCGAGTGGTGGGGCGGCCTCATCCTCGGCCTGCTGGCCGGGGCACTCGTGCTGCCGACGTTCCGGTTCACCGTCGACACGCTCAAGATCGACGACGTGTGTGGCGTCTTCGCCGTCCACGGCATGGCCGGCGGCCTCGGCACGGCGCTGATCCCGGTCTTTGCGACGGCCGGGTTCTCGGGCACGCAGCTCGTGATGCAGATCGTTGGCGTGGTCGTGATCGGCCTCTGGGCCGTGATCGGCAGCGTGATCGCCTTCGGCCTCGCCGACCTGCTGTTCGGCCTTCGAGTCACCGACGAAGAGGAGACCGTCGGCCTCGACGAGGGCGAACACGGCGTCACGGTCTACCCAGAGTTCGTCGGCGGCGAACCCGGTTCGATCGGGAGCGGCCCGACTGTCAGTCCCGACGGGGGCAAAGTCCGGACCGACGGCGGTCGCTCGCCCAACGGAGGTGAACACGAATGA
- a CDS encoding cyclase family protein, producing the protein MHDLTHPIETGMQTYPGDPPVSVEPVATHEEDGYRESGLSLGSHTGTHVDAPAHIVPGGRTLDEFDPQSFVRTARRVDCRDVEARGAIPADRVPKVESAVDCLVFWTGWDDHWNTDRYLDHPSLSPAAAERCADQDLAVALDTLNPDPTPSDGASDAEPEGFPAHHALLGSGLLLFENLRNLGAVDTRFELRALPLKIDGDGAPVRAVGVDRS; encoded by the coding sequence ATGCACGATCTCACCCACCCGATCGAGACCGGAATGCAGACCTATCCCGGCGATCCACCCGTCAGCGTCGAGCCGGTCGCCACCCACGAGGAAGATGGCTACCGCGAGTCCGGTCTCTCTTTGGGCTCACACACTGGCACGCACGTCGACGCCCCGGCCCACATCGTCCCCGGCGGTCGCACGCTCGACGAATTCGACCCCCAATCGTTCGTCCGGACCGCCCGCCGGGTCGACTGCCGGGATGTCGAGGCCCGCGGGGCGATCCCGGCCGATCGCGTGCCGAAAGTCGAATCGGCAGTCGACTGTCTCGTCTTCTGGACCGGCTGGGACGACCACTGGAACACCGACCGCTACCTCGATCACCCGTCTCTCTCGCCAGCGGCCGCCGAACGCTGTGCCGACCAGGACCTGGCGGTCGCACTCGATACGCTCAATCCCGATCCGACACCCAGCGACGGGGCCAGCGATGCCGAGCCCGAGGGTTTCCCGGCCCATCACGCACTGCTGGGATCGGGGCTGTTGCTCTTCGAGAATTTGCGGAACCTCGGGGCCGTCGACACGCGGTTCGAACTCCGGGCGCTTCCGCTCAAAATCGACGGCGATGGCGCGCCCGTTCGGGCTGTCGGAGTCGATCGCTCCTGA
- a CDS encoding nucleotidyltransferase domain-containing protein — MANEKEKTTIALEYPFPEERVFRYQAMQDVLALLIEEPYEEFTVSQLAQMIDGNQASVSKAIALLGELGPIQTRRDGRKQYVSIDRDRLRKSDPVLSIPQPEFHKPVRAFVDHVTEAVEELVGIVLFGSVARGEADRSSDIDLLVFVDDDRTQARRTVQAIVSDLEETKFDGDRYEFEILVESRDSANRIGDRLRQQFDDGITIVGSDELSDIRTGVFANEEQ, encoded by the coding sequence ATGGCCAATGAGAAAGAGAAGACCACGATTGCGCTGGAGTATCCATTTCCCGAGGAGCGTGTCTTTCGATACCAGGCGATGCAAGATGTTCTCGCGCTCCTGATCGAGGAACCATACGAGGAATTCACCGTAAGCCAACTCGCACAGATGATTGATGGGAATCAAGCATCTGTCTCGAAGGCGATCGCCCTGCTCGGAGAACTTGGCCCAATCCAGACTCGCCGAGATGGGCGAAAACAGTACGTCAGTATCGACCGAGACCGGCTGAGGAAATCAGATCCGGTACTATCGATTCCGCAACCCGAGTTTCACAAACCTGTTCGCGCATTCGTCGATCACGTAACGGAAGCAGTCGAGGAGTTAGTTGGAATCGTTCTCTTCGGGAGCGTTGCTCGCGGTGAGGCCGATCGATCGAGTGACATTGATCTCCTCGTCTTCGTTGATGATGACCGGACGCAGGCACGACGGACCGTCCAGGCGATCGTGAGCGACCTCGAAGAGACGAAGTTCGATGGCGACCGCTATGAGTTCGAGATACTGGTCGAATCGAGAGACAGCGCAAACCGGATCGGTGACCGGCTTCGGCAGCAGTTTGATGACGGTATCACTATCGTCGGATCGGACGAACTATCCGACATTCGTACAGGGGTGTTTGCGAATGAAGAACAGTGA
- a CDS encoding Lrp/AsnC family transcriptional regulator, with the protein MDIDDTDRALVDALMADGRASIQALASEAGVAVETADRRIEALEDAGVIEGYTAQVDYDELGYDVTAVVRLRVGESTETVGETLGDYPWVRSAYEVTGEDDCILVGTVRDTDDMHGKVAELLTDPTVRSVTVDVVLDTVRAGEPIRLGDSAD; encoded by the coding sequence ATGGACATAGACGACACCGATCGCGCGCTCGTCGATGCCCTCATGGCGGACGGTCGGGCGTCGATCCAGGCACTCGCCAGCGAGGCGGGTGTCGCCGTCGAGACGGCCGATCGTCGGATCGAAGCCCTCGAAGACGCCGGCGTCATCGAAGGCTACACTGCCCAGGTCGATTACGACGAACTCGGGTACGACGTGACCGCCGTCGTCCGACTACGGGTCGGCGAGTCGACCGAAACCGTCGGCGAGACGCTCGGGGACTATCCCTGGGTTCGTTCGGCATACGAAGTGACCGGCGAGGACGACTGCATCCTGGTCGGGACCGTCCGCGATACCGACGACATGCACGGGAAGGTGGCCGAACTGCTGACCGATCCCACGGTCCGGTCGGTCACCGTCGACGTGGTGCTGGACACCGTTCGGGCGGGCGAGCCGATTCGATTGGGCGACTCGGCCGATTGA
- a CDS encoding P-II family nitrogen regulator yields the protein MSDDDIKLIMAMIRPDRLGAVKQALAEIGAPSLTVTQVSGRGSQAAKKGQWRGEEYVVDLLQKVKIECVVSEVPAEDVVEAIREAAHTGEKGDGKIFVLPVEDAVQVRTGESGPEAV from the coding sequence ATGAGTGACGACGACATCAAGCTGATTATGGCGATGATACGGCCCGATCGCCTGGGGGCCGTCAAACAGGCCTTAGCGGAGATCGGAGCCCCCTCGCTGACGGTAACCCAGGTGTCTGGCCGGGGCTCCCAGGCCGCAAAGAAGGGCCAGTGGCGCGGCGAAGAGTACGTGGTCGACCTGCTCCAGAAGGTCAAAATCGAGTGTGTCGTCTCCGAAGTCCCTGCCGAGGACGTGGTTGAGGCGATCCGGGAGGCGGCCCACACCGGCGAGAAAGGCGACGGGAAGATATTCGTCCTCCCCGTCGAGGACGCCGTGCAGGTCCGCACCGGCGAGAGCGGCCCCGAAGCAGTCTGA
- a CDS encoding DUF998 domain-containing protein — translation MGRHRWAVALLSGLDGAGRRRLAGEALAVAGTLITVGIVVAGALYPDYSIHTQTISELGATGPSGERFQPAAAVFTLAMALSGVLVVLAGTVARSELGRRLASALVITGTGVVGVAVFPLDVGGPHAIAALVAFAGGGLTALFAAWETRGAIRWLSVLFGASALVALLAFLVLGGETPLGRGGLERVVSLPIQCWTIVFGGWLIGTAHEHADRDPRT, via the coding sequence ATGGGCCGACATCGTTGGGCCGTGGCATTGCTTTCCGGATTAGACGGCGCTGGCCGTCGTCGACTGGCTGGTGAAGCGCTGGCTGTCGCGGGGACGCTCATCACGGTCGGCATCGTGGTTGCTGGAGCGCTGTATCCCGACTACTCGATCCACACCCAGACGATCAGCGAACTCGGGGCGACCGGGCCGTCGGGGGAACGGTTCCAGCCTGCCGCGGCGGTGTTTACGCTGGCGATGGCACTTTCCGGCGTGCTTGTGGTTTTGGCCGGTACCGTGGCTCGATCGGAACTCGGCCGACGGCTGGCGAGTGCACTCGTGATAACGGGGACCGGTGTCGTCGGGGTCGCCGTGTTTCCGTTGGACGTCGGTGGTCCACACGCCATCGCCGCACTGGTTGCCTTCGCCGGTGGCGGTCTGACGGCCCTCTTTGCGGCCTGGGAGACACGAGGCGCGATTCGCTGGCTATCGGTCCTGTTCGGTGCGAGCGCGCTGGTGGCACTGCTGGCCTTTCTGGTACTCGGTGGGGAGACGCCACTCGGACGCGGCGGGCTCGAACGGGTGGTGAGTCTCCCGATTCAGTGCTGGACGATCGTCTTCGGTGGGTGGCTCATCGGAACCGCACACGAGCATGCCGATCGTGACCCACGGACGTGA